A part of Lacinutrix sp. 5H-3-7-4 genomic DNA contains:
- a CDS encoding fibronectin type III domain-containing protein gives MKKTTLLLMLLLISISISAQTYLSENFDTSIPATWTVDDAGAATGDSWISGQVGGVNNLDGTNAAFVDSDANGNGTLLIETLTSPTFDTTGATAIFLDFDQYYRNIGADTAVVEVWDGTAWVPVLTQTATAGAFSNPDQQHIDLTAYSNNAMQIRFVYDDADSWAWYWLVDNVIVYNATCPNPDSFTFLSATSTTADISWTAGGTETAWEVAIQTPGTGMPTGSGTATTSNNPYVATGLTPATNYEAYVRADCGGDFSIWVGPINFATECTTFVAPYTEGFENGGDIPLCWTMDGGEDWQFDNDPGFNHIGDNGTITGTTATNDYFAWVDSSGDDGPTTLTTPLVDVSTLATPALSFYELSDNEDNDNSQLDVEVWDGAAWNLMATYNTNTNGWEEKTINLSTLTITGDVQARFIFSETSTGFYDDIAIDDVTFDELPSCVNPGNLAVDSATDTTATLSWMVNGTETAWEVAVQAPGTGIPTGAGMAATTNPYTATGLTAATTYEYYVRANCGTEFSDWIGPLEFDTECTTFIAPYTEGFENGGIIPLCWTMSGGEDWQFDNDPGFNHIGNDGTITGSTATNDYFAWVDSSGDDGPVVLTTPLIDVSTLTTPALSFYELSDNEGNDNSQLDVEVWDGAAWNPMGTYNTNTSGWELKIIDISTLTITGDVQARFTFSETSTGFYDDIAIDDVTFDELPACVIPGGISIANITGTTADISWMAGGGETSWEYVIQVANTGEPTGAGTASTTTTVNATNLNFQTDYEVYVRSNCGVDGFSDWAGPVTFSTTVQLNFSVDCTVGPENLNYCYENNDTNVFTFTSTDGSPLNFIINSGNVESCCDELIVYDTDGTELFNDTNGGNLGGLSFQSTGDTISFTIASDGSVDCQGSTTINPLDITVACATCINPTANFGVVDDCANGDQFLVNVDITSLGDATSVEIEDNQGNPPVSVSATGITQFGPYPFNIDVIFTVSNEQDVNCVITSEAIQLNACPPANDDCSNATVAVVNDSFLCEMSTPGTLQEASPSGVANPSCGGDPDDDVWFQFEATSEYQLIALANIQGSPTTNIDHAVYEGSCGALTEISCTSGFTLLSSVTPQLTIGNTYYIRIFTNGSAPATTTFDLCITPYIAPTNITCDTTENLCPGGDDLYTYNTIDVIPGLGQIDCLGSSPNPTFSIVEIGSSGDIDIQMVQNTAFDAAGNPIGDELDVDFALWGPFAPGDDYCSGGDYPSTPVTACSYSAAAVENFTITNAVAGDIYILLITNFERDPGIIQINQTNLDPNAPDPNAGTLSGEIDVTLLSDDAIFLDEDSDPSTPEVANLCGYDSVTLEADSPFADVFEWSFNNIYDPTLTGSTITVTESGLYSVVAYDNQCMGNASYAVELNFYQEPVVNTVDSDDVTIVTCDDESGDGIESFDLSALSNVILDSPGQDPNDFLVTYHETLSDAQSGVNAITFPYSATDGTVIYVRVEDVDSVGSGSGCASTNTNFTLVVLGALPDITGANDLELCDDDSGDGVEDFDLELNTAAVLNGQDPTVFNVSYYETQADADAGTNPLTSPYTNTSSPQTIYVRVENTSASDCYRTNSFDLIVSDLPSISFDTDVLYEVCPNATSPISVTAIGNNFVESDVTITWYNEGVLVPGQTSLTINNVLTSGTYTIEVMFNQSGCTSSESIFVDELETCVIPQGISPDGDGLNDNFDLSSFDVQSLQIFNRNGRMVYEKTNYKDEWHGQSLDGDELPVGTYYYVMNYQGNKTKAAWVYINRAN, from the coding sequence ATGAAAAAGACTACCTTATTATTGATGTTACTTTTAATAAGTATATCAATAAGTGCACAAACTTATTTGAGTGAAAATTTCGACACAAGCATACCTGCAACATGGACAGTTGATGATGCAGGAGCAGCTACTGGAGATTCATGGATTTCTGGACAAGTTGGAGGTGTTAACAATCTTGATGGCACTAATGCTGCCTTTGTAGATAGTGATGCTAACGGAAATGGAACATTACTTATTGAAACCCTTACCTCTCCTACTTTTGATACTACAGGAGCAACCGCAATATTTCTTGATTTTGATCAATACTATAGAAATATTGGAGCAGATACAGCCGTTGTTGAAGTTTGGGATGGTACTGCATGGGTTCCTGTTTTAACTCAAACAGCAACAGCAGGAGCATTTAGTAATCCAGATCAACAACATATAGATCTTACAGCATATTCTAATAATGCAATGCAAATTCGCTTTGTTTACGACGATGCAGATTCTTGGGCTTGGTATTGGTTAGTAGATAATGTTATTGTTTACAATGCAACTTGTCCAAATCCAGATAGTTTCACTTTTTTAAGTGCAACATCAACAACAGCAGATATTTCATGGACAGCCGGAGGAACTGAAACAGCTTGGGAGGTTGCAATACAAACTCCTGGAACTGGAATGCCAACAGGTTCTGGTACAGCAACTACTTCTAATAATCCTTATGTTGCAACAGGATTAACACCTGCAACTAATTATGAAGCTTATGTTCGTGCAGATTGTGGTGGTGATTTTAGTATTTGGGTTGGACCAATAAATTTTGCTACAGAGTGCACAACGTTTGTAGCACCATATACAGAAGGTTTTGAAAATGGTGGAGATATTCCATTATGTTGGACAATGGATGGTGGAGAAGACTGGCAGTTTGATAATGATCCTGGTTTTAATCACATTGGAGACAATGGTACAATTACAGGAACAACAGCAACTAATGATTACTTTGCATGGGTAGACTCTTCAGGAGATGATGGGCCAACAACTTTAACCACACCATTAGTTGACGTATCTACATTAGCAACACCAGCTTTATCTTTTTATGAATTAAGTGATAACGAAGATAATGACAACTCTCAATTAGATGTTGAGGTTTGGGATGGTGCTGCATGGAATTTAATGGCTACTTATAACACCAATACAAATGGTTGGGAAGAAAAAACAATAAACTTAAGTACACTAACAATAACTGGAGACGTTCAAGCACGATTTATTTTCTCTGAAACATCAACAGGATTCTATGATGATATCGCAATAGACGATGTTACTTTTGATGAGTTACCATCATGTGTAAACCCAGGAAATTTAGCTGTTGATAGTGCAACAGATACTACAGCTACTTTATCTTGGATGGTAAATGGAACAGAAACAGCATGGGAAGTTGCAGTACAGGCACCAGGAACAGGAATTCCTACTGGAGCAGGAATGGCTGCAACAACTAATCCATACACAGCAACAGGTTTAACTGCTGCTACAACTTATGAATATTATGTAAGAGCAAATTGTGGTACAGAATTTAGTGATTGGATTGGTCCTTTAGAATTCGATACAGAGTGTACAACATTTATAGCACCATATACTGAAGGATTTGAAAACGGAGGAATTATACCATTATGCTGGACAATGTCTGGTGGAGAAGATTGGCAGTTTGATAACGATCCTGGTTTTAATCACATTGGAAATGACGGAACAATTACAGGTTCAACAGCTACTAACGATTATTTTGCATGGGTAGACTCATCTGGAGATGATGGTCCAGTAGTTTTAACAACACCATTAATAGATGTGTCGACATTAACAACTCCTGCATTATCGTTTTATGAATTAAGTGATAATGAAGGAAATGACAATTCACAATTAGATGTAGAAGTTTGGGATGGTGCTGCTTGGAACCCAATGGGTACATACAACACAAACACTTCTGGATGGGAATTGAAAATAATAGACATTAGTACATTAACAATAACTGGAGATGTTCAAGCACGTTTTACTTTCTCTGAAACATCAACAGGGTTCTATGATGATATTGCAATAGACGATGTTACTTTCGATGAGTTGCCAGCATGTGTTATTCCAGGAGGAATATCAATAGCAAATATAACAGGAACTACTGCCGACATTAGTTGGATGGCAGGTGGAGGAGAAACTTCATGGGAATATGTAATACAAGTTGCAAATACTGGTGAGCCAACAGGCGCAGGTACAGCCTCTACAACAACAACAGTTAATGCAACAAACTTAAATTTTCAAACAGATTACGAAGTATACGTTCGTTCAAACTGTGGAGTTGATGGATTTAGTGATTGGGCTGGACCAGTAACTTTTTCAACAACAGTACAACTTAACTTTTCAGTTGATTGTACAGTAGGACCAGAAAACTTAAATTATTGTTATGAAAATAATGATACTAATGTGTTTACGTTTACAAGTACAGATGGTTCTCCTTTAAACTTTATTATAAATTCAGGAAATGTAGAATCTTGTTGTGATGAATTAATTGTTTACGATACCGATGGTACTGAATTATTTAACGATACTAATGGTGGTAATTTAGGAGGTTTATCATTTCAGTCTACTGGAGATACAATTTCTTTCACAATAGCTTCAGATGGATCTGTTGATTGCCAAGGAAGTACTACTATAAATCCTTTAGATATTACAGTTGCTTGTGCAACTTGTATTAATCCAACAGCAAACTTTGGAGTTGTAGATGATTGTGCAAACGGAGATCAGTTTTTAGTAAATGTGGATATTACTTCTTTAGGAGATGCAACATCAGTTGAGATTGAAGACAACCAAGGTAATCCACCTGTTTCAGTTTCAGCAACAGGTATAACACAATTTGGTCCTTACCCATTTAATATTGATGTAATTTTCACAGTAAGTAATGAGCAAGATGTTAATTGTGTAATCACAAGTGAAGCAATTCAATTAAATGCTTGTCCGCCAGCGAATGATGATTGTTCTAATGCTACTGTAGCAGTTGTAAATGATAGTTTTTTATGTGAGATGAGTACACCGGGAACTTTGCAAGAAGCTTCTCCTTCAGGTGTTGCAAACCCATCTTGTGGTGGAGATCCAGATGATGATGTATGGTTTCAGTTTGAAGCAACAAGTGAATACCAACTTATAGCTTTAGCTAATATACAAGGTTCACCAACAACAAATATAGACCATGCAGTATACGAAGGGTCTTGTGGAGCATTAACAGAAATTAGTTGTACTTCTGGTTTTACTTTACTATCAAGTGTTACACCTCAATTAACAATTGGAAATACTTATTACATTAGAATATTTACTAATGGAAGTGCGCCTGCAACAACTACTTTCGATTTATGTATAACACCTTATATTGCACCTACAAATATCACTTGTGATACTACAGAAAATTTATGTCCAGGTGGAGATGACTTATATACATATAATACTATAGATGTTATACCAGGTTTAGGTCAAATAGACTGTTTAGGAAGTTCTCCAAATCCAACTTTTAGTATTGTTGAAATAGGATCTTCAGGAGATATTGATATTCAAATGGTTCAAAACACAGCTTTTGATGCAGCAGGAAACCCAATTGGTGACGAATTAGATGTCGATTTTGCACTTTGGGGACCTTTTGCTCCAGGAGATGATTACTGTAGTGGTGGTGATTATCCATCTACACCAGTAACAGCTTGTAGTTATTCTGCAGCTGCTGTAGAGAACTTTACAATTACAAATGCTGTAGCTGGAGATATTTATATTTTATTAATTACAAATTTTGAGAGAGATCCAGGAATTATTCAAATTAATCAAACAAACTTAGATCCAAATGCGCCAGATCCAAACGCAGGAACTTTAAGTGGAGAAATTGATGTAACTTTATTAAGTGATGATGCAATATTCTTAGATGAAGATAGTGATCCATCAACACCAGAGGTTGCTAACTTATGTGGATACGATTCTGTTACTTTAGAAGCAGACTCTCCTTTTGCAGATGTTTTTGAGTGGTCATTTAATAATATTTACGATCCAACTTTAACAGGGTCTACAATTACAGTTACAGAATCTGGATTATACTCTGTAGTTGCATATGATAACCAATGTATGGGTAATGCATCATACGCAGTAGAGCTTAACTTCTATCAAGAACCAGTAGTAAATACTGTTGATTCTGATGATGTTACAATTGTTACTTGTGATGACGAATCTGGAGATGGAATAGAAAGTTTTGATTTAAGTGCTTTATCTAATGTTATTTTAGATTCACCAGGTCAGGATCCTAATGATTTCTTAGTTACTTATCATGAAACGTTAAGTGATGCTCAATCTGGAGTTAATGCAATTACATTCCCTTATTCTGCAACAGACGGAACTGTAATATATGTTAGAGTTGAAGATGTAGACTCTGTAGGTTCAGGTTCTGGTTGTGCAAGTACTAATACAAACTTTACCTTAGTGGTATTAGGAGCTCTTCCAGATATAACTGGTGCTAATGATTTAGAATTATGTGATGATGATTCTGGAGATGGTGTTGAAGATTTTGATTTAGAACTAAATACAGCAGCAGTACTTAATGGTCAAGATCCTACTGTATTTAATGTTTCTTATTATGAAACACAAGCAGATGCAGATGCTGGAACAAATCCACTAACTTCTCCATATACTAATACCTCTAGTCCTCAAACTATTTATGTTAGAGTCGAAAATACAAGTGCATCAGATTGTTACAGAACAAATTCTTTTGATCTTATAGTAAGTGATTTACCAAGTATAAGTTTCGATACAGATGTATTATATGAAGTATGTCCAAATGCTACATCCCCAATTTCGGTAACAGCAATAGGAAATAATTTTGTTGAGAGTGATGTAACAATCACTTGGTATAACGAAGGCGTATTAGTACCAGGTCAAACAAGTTTAACTATTAATAATGTATTAACATCAGGTACTTACACGATAGAGGTTATGTTTAACCAAAGTGGTTGTACATCTAGCGAAAGTATATTTGTAGATGAGTTAGAAACTTGTGTTATACCACAAGGAATCTCACCAGATGGCGATGGTTTAAATGATAATTTTGATTTAAGCAGTTTCGATGTTCAAAGTTTACAAATATTTAATAGAAATGGTCGTATGGTTTACGAGAAGACAAACTATAAAGATGAATGGCACGGTCAATCTTTAGATGGCGATGAGCTACCAGTAGGAACCTATTATTACGTAATGAACTACCAAGGCAATAAAACAAAAGCCGCATGGGTATATATTAATAGAGCAAACTAA
- the mutY gene encoding A/G-specific adenine glycosylase produces the protein MNFTKKLTDWYLVSKRDLPWRNTTNPYYIWLSEIILQQTQVNQGLPYYNAFTSTFPTVFDLANANETQVLKLWQGLGYYSRARNLHASAKYIVNELNGEFPNTFSEIIKLKGVGDYTASAIASICFNKVTAVVDGNVYRTLARLYDIDTPINTGKGFKVFKALAQELIDKKNPATFNQAIMEFGARQCKPKSPDCTVCPFNNSCLALKKNKIEQLPVKVKAAKVKKKHFNFVVIISKDNRTLLEQRKGKGIWQNLYQFPLIETPKEIDIEGIEIELQNFTKLKEKVYSVSLYNETPIVHKLSHQHLFTKFWIVTLNENLPKGIATKEIHDFPVPILIGNFIESFNF, from the coding sequence ATGAATTTTACAAAAAAATTAACAGACTGGTACTTAGTTAGTAAACGAGATTTGCCTTGGAGAAATACTACAAATCCTTATTATATTTGGCTTTCAGAAATTATTCTTCAGCAAACACAAGTTAATCAAGGCCTTCCTTATTACAACGCATTTACCTCTACTTTTCCTACTGTTTTTGATTTAGCAAACGCAAATGAAACTCAAGTGTTAAAGTTATGGCAAGGACTTGGTTATTACTCACGGGCTAGAAATTTACATGCTTCTGCAAAGTACATAGTGAATGAGCTAAACGGAGAGTTTCCTAATACGTTTTCAGAAATTATTAAACTTAAAGGAGTAGGTGATTATACCGCAAGTGCAATTGCGTCTATTTGTTTTAATAAAGTTACCGCTGTTGTAGATGGTAATGTATATAGAACATTAGCCAGGCTTTATGATATAGACACACCTATTAATACAGGTAAAGGTTTTAAAGTGTTTAAAGCCTTAGCTCAAGAATTAATAGATAAAAAAAATCCTGCTACCTTTAACCAAGCAATAATGGAATTTGGAGCAAGACAGTGTAAACCTAAAAGTCCAGACTGCACGGTCTGTCCTTTTAATAATAGTTGTCTAGCTTTAAAGAAAAATAAAATTGAACAATTACCTGTAAAGGTAAAAGCCGCTAAAGTCAAGAAAAAGCATTTTAATTTTGTTGTAATTATCTCTAAAGACAATAGAACATTATTAGAGCAGCGTAAAGGGAAAGGTATTTGGCAAAACCTATACCAATTTCCATTAATTGAAACGCCAAAAGAAATAGATATAGAAGGTATAGAGATAGAACTTCAAAACTTTACTAAACTTAAGGAAAAAGTTTATAGTGTAAGTTTGTATAATGAAACGCCCATAGTACATAAATTGTCTCATCAACATTTATTTACAAAGTTCTGGATTGTAACTTTAAATGAAAACTTACCTAAAGGAATAGCAACAAAAGAGATTCACGATTTTCCTGTACCTATATTAATAGGAAATTTTATTGAAAGTTTTAATTTTTAG
- a CDS encoding type IX secretion system membrane protein PorP/SprF: MKKLVYIVLLIVIGVQAQQDPQYTQYMYNMNVVNPAYAGSTESVSIGALYRSQWVGLEGAPSTGTLSIHSPVGNRVGLGLSLISDEVGPVSETNAYVDFSYSLPVGNVTKLAFGLKAGGTFHDIGTGSVTTLDAGDPFFSQDVNTTTFNVGAGLYLYQPNKYYISASMPNILNGTHLDFDGRKIGSETEHIFAAAGYVFDLSENFKLKPHALLKFAFDAPLSYDLNLNLFMYDVVEVGAGYRIDDSFSGMVNFRVSPALRIGYAYDAIQSELDVVTNASHEIFVNFDINLPRKVSRSPRYF; this comes from the coding sequence ATGAAGAAATTAGTATATATCGTACTACTTATTGTAATAGGAGTACAAGCACAACAAGATCCACAGTACACACAGTACATGTATAACATGAACGTGGTCAATCCAGCTTATGCTGGGTCGACCGAGAGTGTATCTATAGGCGCACTTTACCGTAGCCAATGGGTCGGTTTAGAAGGCGCACCAAGCACAGGAACCTTATCTATACATTCACCAGTAGGTAATCGTGTAGGATTAGGGTTATCGCTTATAAGTGATGAAGTAGGACCAGTAAGCGAGACTAACGCTTATGTAGATTTCTCTTACTCATTACCAGTAGGAAATGTAACAAAGTTAGCCTTCGGTTTAAAAGCCGGAGGTACCTTTCATGACATTGGTACAGGAAGCGTAACAACATTAGATGCAGGAGATCCATTTTTCTCACAAGATGTAAATACAACAACCTTTAATGTAGGAGCGGGATTATACTTATACCAACCAAATAAGTATTACATTTCAGCCTCAATGCCAAACATATTAAATGGAACACATTTAGATTTTGATGGTAGAAAAATAGGCTCAGAAACAGAGCATATTTTTGCAGCAGCAGGTTATGTATTCGATCTTTCAGAGAACTTTAAGTTAAAGCCACACGCTTTATTAAAATTTGCTTTTGATGCACCATTGAGTTACGATTTAAACCTAAACCTATTTATGTACGATGTAGTAGAAGTAGGAGCAGGTTACCGTATAGACGATTCTTTTAGTGGTATGGTAAACTTTAGAGTTTCACCAGCATTAAGAATAGGTTATGCTTACGACGCAATACAATCAGAGTTGGATGTTGTAACCAATGCCTCACATGAGATTTTTGTTAATTTCGATATTAATCTACCAAGAAAAGTCTCACGTTCACCACGTTATTTCTAA
- a CDS encoding OmpA family protein, protein MTAQTKATKSADKHFSKLEFVEAIEDYEKLIEKGEGDAYIYGQLAIANYNIFNTVEAEKWFAKALETNQEPEMVFKYSEMLKANGKYEASNAQMKTFASMRPGDDRSVMFMANPDYLPKILDRGKKFNVQNMDINSAVSDFGGTMQDGKLYITTARNGARKKYGWNEQPFLDIYEFTLAEDGTYQGETMVEDKINTKYHEGVVSFSPDGKTMYFSRESFFENIYEKDSLSNTKYSVLHLFKATKGSDGFSNIEALPINSRNYSIKNPSVSPDGSTIYFASDMPGGFGKFDIYKASIDENGQVGAPVNMGQKVNTEGHEMFPFISDNNTLYFSSIGHLGLGGMDVFYTKEIDGKMAPVRNVGIPVNSNGDDFAFHINEETGEGFVSSNREGGKGDDDIYQIKKIQPLCDVLIVATIVDNKTKAPIAGASASLVDSKGNVLSTKTTNAEGKVEYIVECDTDTELQVTMQDYESNKLAIAGDDVEEVAVELALDPIEKIIEVEEVVLRPIYFDYDKSNITAKAAFELDNLVQVMNKYPDMVIYATSHTDIRASNKYNDALSDRRAKTTVQYIISKGIDATRISGAGKGERELAVDCGTNCTEEQHQLNRRSEFKILSGGPKK, encoded by the coding sequence GTGACAGCACAAACCAAGGCAACCAAATCAGCCGACAAGCATTTTTCAAAATTAGAATTCGTAGAAGCCATAGAAGACTACGAAAAACTAATAGAAAAAGGCGAAGGTGATGCATACATTTATGGACAATTAGCCATTGCTAATTATAACATATTTAATACTGTTGAAGCCGAGAAATGGTTTGCAAAAGCATTAGAAACCAATCAGGAACCAGAAATGGTTTTCAAGTATTCTGAAATGCTAAAAGCTAACGGTAAGTACGAAGCCTCAAATGCACAAATGAAAACATTTGCCTCTATGCGTCCCGGAGACGATAGATCTGTAATGTTTATGGCTAACCCAGATTACCTTCCAAAGATTTTAGACAGAGGTAAGAAATTTAATGTTCAAAACATGGATATTAACTCTGCTGTATCAGATTTTGGAGGTACTATGCAAGACGGTAAACTATACATTACAACAGCAAGAAATGGAGCTAGAAAAAAGTATGGTTGGAACGAGCAACCATTTTTAGATATTTACGAATTTACTTTAGCCGAAGATGGTACTTACCAAGGTGAGACTATGGTAGAAGATAAAATTAACACTAAATATCACGAAGGCGTTGTTTCTTTTTCACCAGACGGAAAAACAATGTATTTTTCAAGAGAAAGTTTCTTTGAAAACATTTACGAAAAAGACTCACTATCAAACACAAAATACAGTGTATTACACTTATTTAAAGCCACAAAAGGAAGTGATGGATTCTCTAACATAGAAGCCTTACCAATAAACAGCCGTAACTACTCAATAAAAAACCCAAGTGTAAGTCCAGACGGAAGTACAATATACTTTGCCAGCGATATGCCAGGAGGATTTGGAAAGTTTGATATCTATAAAGCAAGTATAGATGAAAACGGTCAAGTAGGAGCTCCAGTAAATATGGGACAAAAAGTAAACACAGAAGGACATGAAATGTTCCCGTTTATTAGTGATAACAACACACTTTACTTCTCTTCAATAGGACACTTAGGACTTGGAGGAATGGATGTATTTTACACCAAAGAAATAGACGGTAAAATGGCACCAGTACGTAATGTAGGTATACCAGTAAACTCAAATGGAGATGATTTTGCTTTCCACATTAACGAAGAAACAGGAGAAGGTTTTGTCTCTTCAAACAGAGAAGGCGGAAAAGGAGATGATGACATCTACCAAATTAAAAAAATACAACCATTATGTGATGTATTAATAGTAGCAACAATAGTAGACAACAAAACCAAAGCACCAATAGCAGGAGCAAGCGCAAGCTTAGTAGATAGTAAGGGCAATGTATTATCTACAAAAACTACAAATGCCGAAGGTAAAGTAGAATACATTGTAGAATGTGATACAGATACAGAGCTACAAGTAACAATGCAAGACTACGAAAGTAATAAATTAGCCATTGCTGGAGACGATGTAGAAGAAGTAGCAGTAGAATTAGCTTTAGACCCAATAGAGAAAATAATAGAAGTAGAAGAAGTAGTATTACGCCCAATTTACTTTGATTACGATAAATCTAACATCACAGCAAAAGCAGCATTTGAATTAGATAACTTAGTACAAGTAATGAATAAATACCCAGATATGGTTATTTACGCGACATCTCACACAGATATAAGAGCATCAAACAAATATAATGATGCATTATCAGACCGAAGAGCTAAAACAACAGTACAATACATTATATCAAAAGGTATAGACGCTACAAGAATCTCTGGAGCAGGAAAAGGAGAAAGAGAATTAGCAGTAGACTGTGGTACTAATTGTACTGAAGAGCAACACCAATTAAACCGTAGAAGTGAGTTTAAAATTTTAAGTGGTGGACCTAAAAAATAA
- a CDS encoding HU family DNA-binding protein: protein MTKADLVAKISEKLGIEKGDVQATVETFMEEVKTSLEAGDNVYLRGFGSFIIKTRAEKTGRNISKNTTIKIPAHNIPAFKPAKVFVEGVKTNVDVK from the coding sequence ATGACTAAAGCTGATTTAGTAGCAAAAATTTCTGAGAAATTAGGAATCGAAAAAGGAGATGTACAGGCGACTGTTGAGACATTCATGGAAGAAGTAAAAACATCTTTAGAAGCTGGCGATAATGTTTACCTAAGAGGATTTGGTAGCTTCATAATAAAAACTAGAGCTGAGAAAACTGGTAGAAATATTTCAAAAAATACAACTATTAAAATTCCAGCACACAATATACCAGCATTTAAACCTGCAAAAGTATTTGTAGAAGGTGTAAAAACTAATGTTGACGTAAAGTAA
- a CDS encoding ribonuclease E/G — translation MNKELIIRSNSDGVDFALLKDGKLIELHKDEDSNNFAVGDVFIAKIRKAVPGLNAAFVNVGYEKDAFLHYHDLGPKISSLLKFTKSVSTGKLNDFSLKEFPFEKDIDKDGKINNVLKSNQSMLVQIVKEPISTKGPRISSELSIAGRYIVLVPFSDRISISQKIEDRAEKDRLKRLVKSITPKGFGVIVRTVAEGKKVAELDKDLQNLLGRWTAMCKKLNKAHHPTKVLGELNKASSILRDIFNDTFTGIVVDDEALYIQIKDYVQEIAPKKESIVKLHQSNVPIFEKFGVERQIKTAFGKTVSMAKGAYLVIEHTEALHVIDVNSGNRSNKSNSQEDTALEVNLISATEVARQLRLRDMGGIIVVDFIDLNKAENRKKLYNHLRDEMKDDRAKHKILPPSKFGLIQITRQRVRPEMNIKTREENPNGNGGEEVEAPIVLVQKITQQLEQLFKKDFKKVTLNTHPFIAAFLTKGFPSIRSKWFFEHKKWVKIQPRDAYTYLEYHFFDKNGNEIK, via the coding sequence ATGAACAAAGAATTGATTATTAGATCTAATTCAGACGGTGTTGATTTTGCCTTATTAAAAGATGGAAAACTAATTGAATTACATAAGGATGAAGATAGTAACAACTTTGCTGTTGGCGATGTGTTTATAGCCAAAATACGTAAAGCTGTTCCTGGACTTAATGCTGCATTTGTAAATGTAGGTTATGAAAAAGATGCTTTTTTGCATTATCATGATTTAGGCCCAAAAATATCTTCTCTTTTAAAGTTCACAAAAAGTGTAAGCACAGGTAAATTAAATGACTTTTCTTTAAAAGAATTCCCATTTGAAAAAGATATTGATAAAGACGGTAAAATAAACAACGTCTTAAAATCAAATCAATCGATGCTAGTACAAATTGTAAAAGAACCAATATCTACCAAAGGTCCTAGAATAAGCTCTGAGCTTTCTATTGCCGGTAGATATATTGTTTTAGTTCCTTTTAGTGATCGGATTTCTATTTCTCAAAAAATAGAAGACAGAGCAGAAAAAGACAGACTTAAACGTTTGGTTAAAAGCATAACTCCAAAAGGTTTTGGAGTTATTGTACGCACGGTAGCCGAAGGCAAAAAAGTAGCCGAATTAGACAAAGATTTACAAAATTTGCTTGGTCGTTGGACCGCAATGTGTAAAAAATTGAATAAAGCACATCACCCTACTAAAGTATTAGGAGAATTAAATAAAGCCTCTTCTATATTAAGAGATATTTTTAATGATACTTTTACAGGAATAGTAGTGGATGACGAAGCGCTTTACATTCAAATTAAAGATTACGTGCAAGAAATTGCACCAAAAAAAGAATCAATAGTCAAACTACATCAGTCTAACGTTCCAATTTTTGAAAAATTTGGAGTAGAAAGACAAATAAAAACCGCTTTTGGCAAAACGGTTTCAATGGCAAAAGGTGCCTATTTAGTAATAGAACATACTGAAGCACTACATGTTATTGATGTAAACAGTGGAAATAGATCTAATAAATCTAACTCACAAGAAGACACAGCCTTAGAAGTAAATTTAATCTCTGCAACAGAAGTCGCTAGACAACTAAGACTCCGTGATATGGGAGGTATAATAGTAGTAGATTTTATAGACTTAAATAAAGCTGAAAATAGAAAAAAACTCTACAATCATCTTCGTGATGAAATGAAAGATGATAGAGCCAAACACAAAATATTACCGCCAAGTAAGTTTGGATTGATTCAAATTACAAGACAAAGAGTAAGGCCAGAAATGAACATCAAAACCAGAGAGGAAAACCCTAATGGTAATGGTGGCGAAGAGGTTGAAGCACCAATTGTATTGGTACAAAAAATTACTCAACAACTTGAACAACTATTTAAAAAAGACTTTAAAAAGGTGACTTTAAACACACACCCTTTTATAGCAGCCTTTCTAACAAAAGGTTTTCCATCTATTCGTTCAAAATGGTTTTTTGAACATAAAAAATGGGTCAAAATTCAACCTAGAGATGCTTACACATATTTAGAATATCATTTTTTTGATAAAAATGGTAACGAAATTAAATAA